A single genomic interval of Halococcus sediminicola harbors:
- a CDS encoding CoxG family protein translates to MTVRVERTFELDASPDEVWEFIADPGKRAQPISVVESFDIHDETHATWHISLPIPFVNRTIAVETEDTERDPPTHIEFVGRSRVLRVVGEHDLEAVDGGTRLRNRFTVEGKMPGVEQFFKRNLDDELDNLETAIREDAAIEN, encoded by the coding sequence ATGACTGTCCGGGTCGAACGCACCTTCGAACTCGACGCCTCGCCCGACGAAGTCTGGGAGTTCATCGCCGACCCGGGCAAGCGCGCCCAGCCCATCAGCGTCGTCGAATCGTTCGACATTCACGACGAAACCCACGCCACGTGGCACATTTCACTCCCCATTCCGTTCGTCAACCGCACCATCGCCGTCGAGACCGAGGACACCGAACGCGACCCACCGACCCACATCGAGTTCGTCGGGCGCTCGCGGGTACTCCGGGTCGTCGGCGAACACGACCTCGAAGCCGTCGACGGCGGGACGCGCCTGCGAAACCGCTTCACCGTCGAGGGGAAGATGCCCGGCGTCGAGCAGTTCTTCAAACGCAACCTCGACGACGAACTCGACAACCTCGAAACCGCCATCCGCGAGGACGCGGCGATCGAGAACTGA
- a CDS encoding carbon-nitrogen family hydrolase has translation MRLACCQHAVDATPDENVECALAAIAEAADAGADLVCLPEIFNVGYFAFDAYEQEAESLAGPTLARVADAAREHDVGVLAGSIVEDLAASARDGFDTPSEAGLANTSVFFDRAGERRAVYRKHHLFGYESKEAELLVPGESLGLTEFEGFTVGMTTCYDLRFPELYRELVDAGATLILVPSAWPYPRVDHWRLLPRARAVENQLFVATCNGSGRFGETELCGRSAVYDPWGEVLAETDEGPAVVTADVDPERVSEVREEFPALGDRR, from the coding sequence ATGCGCCTCGCCTGCTGTCAACACGCCGTTGACGCCACGCCCGACGAGAACGTCGAGTGCGCGCTCGCGGCTATCGCCGAGGCTGCCGACGCGGGTGCGGACCTCGTTTGCCTGCCCGAGATCTTCAACGTGGGGTATTTCGCGTTCGATGCCTACGAGCAAGAAGCCGAGTCGCTCGCCGGGCCGACGCTCGCACGAGTCGCCGACGCGGCGCGCGAACACGACGTTGGCGTGCTCGCCGGCTCCATCGTCGAGGACCTCGCGGCGAGCGCGCGCGACGGGTTCGACACCCCGAGCGAGGCGGGACTGGCGAACACGTCGGTGTTCTTCGACCGCGCGGGCGAGCGCCGGGCGGTCTATCGCAAACACCACCTCTTCGGCTACGAATCGAAAGAGGCCGAGTTGCTCGTGCCGGGCGAGTCGCTCGGACTGACCGAGTTCGAGGGCTTCACCGTGGGGATGACGACCTGCTACGACCTGCGCTTTCCCGAACTCTACCGGGAACTCGTGGACGCGGGTGCGACCCTGATTCTCGTCCCGAGTGCGTGGCCGTACCCGCGCGTCGACCACTGGCGGCTGCTTCCCAGAGCGCGCGCCGTCGAAAATCAACTATTTGTGGCGACCTGCAACGGCTCCGGGCGCTTCGGTGAGACGGAGCTCTGTGGGCGCTCGGCGGTATACGACCCGTGGGGCGAGGTGCTCGCAGAGACCGATGAAGGGCCAGCCGTCGTCACTGCCGACGTCGACCCCGAGCGCGTGAGCGAGGTGCGCGAGGAGTTCCCGGCGTTGGGCGACCGGCGATAG
- a CDS encoding lipid II:glycine glycyltransferase FemX, with protein sequence MRVERLDFETWEEGLPERGFEVFHTSEALSVLDRHAPGECYLLGGYRGEQLVAMVPLFVRHTGGLRIVSSPPPGMAVPNLGPLVMPTSPKQRKREKVNREFTEELLGVLDADAPRTLVRLLCPPDYADPRPYRWNGLSVEPAFTYRLAVDTDPDDLMDSFSRSLRREIRSGMDLDIDIETSGVGGGETVFRETAERYAEQSEAFGPTWPYVRDVIEELGERSRVYVARADGEYLGGVIVLFSNDAAYYWLGGARATHENVSINSLLHWRIINDIAENPPIDSVNQYDLVGANTEQLCRYKSKFGGELTPYYTVESGGVAMDAAKGAYGLVNRVTERL encoded by the coding sequence ATGAGAGTCGAGCGGCTCGATTTCGAGACGTGGGAGGAGGGACTCCCCGAGCGTGGCTTCGAGGTCTTTCACACCTCCGAGGCGCTGTCGGTGCTCGACCGACACGCGCCCGGCGAGTGCTACCTTCTCGGGGGGTATCGCGGCGAGCAACTGGTGGCGATGGTACCGCTGTTCGTCCGGCACACGGGCGGGCTGCGCATCGTCTCCTCGCCGCCGCCCGGCATGGCCGTCCCCAACCTCGGCCCGCTCGTCATGCCGACCAGCCCGAAACAGCGCAAACGGGAGAAGGTGAACCGTGAGTTCACCGAGGAGCTTCTGGGGGTGCTCGACGCCGACGCGCCGCGGACGCTCGTTCGCCTCCTCTGTCCGCCCGACTACGCCGACCCGCGTCCCTATCGCTGGAACGGGCTGTCGGTCGAGCCAGCGTTCACCTACCGCCTCGCAGTCGACACCGACCCCGACGACCTCATGGACTCGTTCAGCCGCAGCCTCCGCCGGGAGATCCGTTCGGGGATGGATCTCGACATCGACATCGAGACGAGTGGTGTCGGGGGCGGCGAGACGGTCTTCCGTGAGACCGCCGAGCGCTACGCCGAGCAGTCGGAGGCGTTCGGCCCGACGTGGCCCTACGTTCGGGACGTCATCGAGGAGCTGGGCGAGCGCAGTCGGGTGTATGTCGCCCGCGCCGACGGCGAGTATCTGGGTGGGGTGATCGTGCTGTTCTCGAACGACGCGGCGTACTACTGGCTCGGCGGTGCGCGCGCGACCCACGAGAACGTCAGCATCAACAGCCTGCTCCACTGGCGGATCATCAACGACATCGCAGAGAACCCGCCCATCGATTCCGTGAACCAGTACGACCTCGTGGGCGCGAACACCGAACAGCTCTGTCGGTACAAATCGAAATTTGGTGGGGAGCTGACTCCGTACTACACCGTCGAATCGGGTGGAGTGGCGATGGACGCCGCGAAAGGTGCCTACGGGCTGGTCAACCGGGTCACGGAACGGCTCTAG
- a CDS encoding DUF354 domain-containing protein: MNYLFFTNTPAHVHLYKHAVAALDERGHEVLILARDYGCTKELLDYHDLPYRLYGRLATEKRSLLYQLPRHYLSILRQTRRYSPDRIFGMGAYAAHAGALSRTPVTLILDSEPTSLDHAVSRPFADTILTPAAFGKDLGPNHYRFRGFKECAYLHPDVFTAREDIRDQLGVAPDEKYVICRFNAFGSHHDVSHSGIGPAERRELIERLADDATVFISDESHSMDFEGIDARPFDLHPGLLHDALSEAHLLVADTQTMVTEAALLGTPAIRSNSFVGEADMGNFIELEDEGLIFNIASFEQAIERAESLLADDDLAEKWSEKRDAFMADKVNLTDVIVELATSPDGADAVAGLSHEDPPRRPDPPTPER, from the coding sequence ATGAACTATCTGTTCTTTACGAACACTCCTGCGCACGTCCACCTCTACAAACACGCCGTCGCAGCTCTCGACGAGCGCGGTCACGAGGTGCTGATTCTCGCTCGGGATTACGGCTGCACGAAAGAACTACTCGACTACCACGACCTCCCGTACCGGTTGTACGGTCGGCTAGCGACCGAAAAACGTTCGCTCCTGTATCAGCTCCCTCGCCACTACCTCTCGATACTCAGGCAGACGCGGCGGTACTCGCCCGACCGCATCTTCGGAATGGGTGCGTACGCGGCCCACGCGGGCGCGCTCTCGCGCACGCCGGTGACGCTGATTCTCGACTCGGAGCCGACGTCGCTCGACCACGCCGTCTCGCGGCCGTTCGCCGACACCATCCTCACGCCGGCCGCCTTCGGCAAGGATCTGGGACCGAATCACTACCGCTTTCGCGGGTTCAAGGAGTGTGCGTACCTCCACCCCGACGTGTTCACCGCCCGCGAGGACATCCGCGACCAGCTCGGCGTCGCGCCGGACGAAAAATACGTCATCTGTCGGTTCAACGCCTTCGGCTCGCATCACGACGTCAGCCACTCGGGCATCGGGCCGGCCGAGCGGCGCGAACTCATCGAACGTCTCGCCGACGACGCGACCGTGTTCATCTCCGACGAGAGCCACAGTATGGATTTCGAGGGGATCGACGCGCGCCCGTTCGACCTCCACCCAGGACTGTTACACGACGCACTCAGTGAGGCCCACCTCCTCGTGGCCGACACGCAGACGATGGTCACCGAGGCCGCCCTCCTGGGGACGCCCGCCATCCGGTCGAACTCCTTCGTGGGCGAGGCGGACATGGGCAACTTCATCGAACTCGAAGACGAGGGACTGATATTCAACATCGCCTCCTTCGAGCAGGCTATCGAGCGCGCCGAATCGCTGCTCGCCGACGACGATCTCGCCGAGAAATGGTCCGAAAAGCGCGACGCGTTCATGGCCGACAAGGTGAACCTCACCGACGTCATCGTCGAACTCGCCACCAGCCCCGACGGGGCCGATGCGGTGGCGGGCCTCTCGCACGAGGATCCACCGCGACGCCCCGACCCGCCGACGCCGGAGCGCTAG